A genomic segment from Sparus aurata chromosome 20, fSpaAur1.1, whole genome shotgun sequence encodes:
- the LOC115571124 gene encoding myoferlin-like isoform X4, with product MLRVVVESAKGLPKKKLGNPDPVTSVIFKDEKKKTKSIDSEVNPVWNEVLEFDLKGTALDSSSYVDVIVKDYETIGKDKFLGATKISLRELSSGQVRSLPSRNVPLVNESGQNIGATINLVIGYDPPPNAAPNLNDPQAGDATVDAGGGGGEEGDETLPDGGQSGAAGVPSSPGQNANLRQRVARPQNRHRLVNKPQDFQIRVRIIEARQLSGNNVKPVVKVSVCEETHRTRIKRGNNPFFDEMFFYNVHMLPSDLFDKHISFRVYNSYSLRADSLMGEFKLDVGYVYDEPAHCVMRKWLLLNDPNDSSSGAKGYLKVSLFVVGTGDEPPVEKRESNADQDDIESNLLLPAGVTLRWATLSLKVFRAEDIPQMDDAFVQTMKEIFGGDENKKNLVDPFLEARFAGKKLCTQIVEKNANPEWNQVLNLQVKFPSMCERVKLTVFDWDRLTGNDAIGTTYLNLAKIASSGGEIEANTGQAEVGFLPVFGPCYVNLYGSPREFSGLPDPYEDLNYGKGEGVAYRGRIMVELSTKLEGKADKAVDGIPSDDILVAQKYQRRRKYCLCAVFHSASMIQEPGEPIQFEVSIGNYGNKLDTTCKPLASTTQYSCAVFDGNHYYYLPWADTKPVVVVISFWEDISHRLDTVNIILYISHRLQSNLEAFKTGIVGKVSDNQLVEVWLKLLNQLIEDLESYPTPELEGRSNLTALDIQIKKLRDSALTTIRDGARRMREEAREIRDTLSDIESWAEKLKVLAEEPQNSMPDVIIWMLRGEKRVAYARIPAHQVLFSTYSEQACGQHCGKTQTIFLQYPMDKTKGLKVPVQVRVNMWLGLSAHEKKFNSFSEGTFSVFAEMYENQAQVFGKWGTTGLVGRHKFSDVTGKLKLKQEYFLPPRGWEWEDDWFIDPEKALLTEADAGHTEFMDEVFQNETRFPGGEWKAASEPFTDVNGEKSRNPGEFDCPPGWTWEDEWTVDDNRAVDDLGWEYGVTIPPDDKPRSWVPAEKVYHVHRRRRLVRPRKRAAGSAGAAAERRDRGDPEGWEFSSLIGWKFHRKERSSDTFRRRRWRRKMAPEDRLGASAIFQLEGALGVDTDVKEKGSKADATKLFGANTPTVSCTFDRSHVYHLRVYVYQARNLASMDKDSFSDPYAHVSFLHLSKRTEKLQSTLNPTWDQTLIFNDVQIYGDPQNIAQQPPDVVLEFYDNDQVGKDELLGRSVCVPMVKLNPGMDQTPKLLWHPIIQKGHKAGEALVAAELILKDKSGESDLPLVPPKRAENLYMVPQGIRPVVQLTAVEILAWGLRNMKPYQLASVSSPSLVVECGGQRVESAVIKNMKKSPNFPSSVLFIKVLLPKDEMYTPPIVLKVIDHRPFGRKPVVGQCTITTLEEFRCDPYVITAEGAMSSKMALMAASPSKHVSINMEERRPLLEAQFMYSMSAAVNKMASPTSHFIAEKEKETVDWWSKLYASTGDQERCGPYLKKGYDTLTVYDCELENVPEFKGLTDFCNTYKLLRGKNENGDEDPTVVGELKGSFKVYPLPDDPGVAPPPRQFRELPESGPQECLVRIYVVRATDLQPKDNNGKCDPYIKIALGRNTVDDRDHYLPNTTNPVFGRMFEMSCFLPQDKDLKISVYDYDLLSRDEKVGETVIDLENRFLSRYNSYCGLPQTYCISGVNQWRDQLKPSQILENLARMKGLSKPRTEDNGTSLTFNGTQYTLAQFENNKEIHQHLGEARERLCLHVLRKQGLVPEHVETRTLYSSFQPNLSQGSLQMWVDVFPKSIGIPGPPFVITPRKPKRYFLRAVIWNTTDVTLDETSITGEQMSDIYVKGWMPGMEEEKQKTDVHYRSLDGDGNFNWRFIFEFDFLPAEQLCLVSKKERFWSLDATEFRIPPKLIVQIWDNDKFSLDDYLGTLELDLRNLVAPAKTPEKCSLTMMDDVEIGAPHKTEQAKSLFAQQSVRGWWPCSIEKDGKKALGGKVEMTLEIVSEAHADERPAGKGRDEPNMNPKLDSPNRPETSFFWFTNPCKTMKFIVWRRFRCLFIGLIILTIVILFLAILLYSLPNYISMKIVKPLQ from the exons ATGTTGCGCGTTGTGGTAGAATCGGCCAAAGGTCTGCCCAAGAAGAAACTTGGAAATCCTGATCCAGTCACCTCTGTGATTTTTAAAG atgagaagaagaaaacaaagtcgATTGACAGTGAGGTGAATCCTGTGTGGAATGAG GTGCTCGAGTTCGATCTGAAGGGCACTGCGCTGGACTCCAGCTCCTACGTAGACGTGATTGTGAAAGACTATGAAACTATTGGGAAAGATAA ATTCCTTGGTGCCACCAAAATCTCTTTGAGAGAGCTTTCCTCTGGTCAAGTGAGATCACTGCCATCCAGAAATGTTCCTCTGGTCAATGAAAGTGGACAGAATATTGGA GCCACAATCAACCTTGTGATTGGCTATGATCCGCCCCCTAATGCTGCACCAAATCTCAACGACCCTCAAGCAGGAGATGCTACAGTGGATGCTG gtggtggcggtggtgagGAGGGTGATGAAACTCTACCAGATGGGGGCCAAAGTGGCGCTGCAGGCGTCCCCTCGTCCCCCGGTCAGAATGCTAATCTCCGCCAGCGGGTGGCCAGGCCACAGAATCGCCACCGACTCGTCAATAAACCTCAGGACTTCCAG ATTCGTGTCCGGATCATTGAGGCCCGTCAGTTGTCGGGCAACAACGTCAAACCAGTGGtgaaggtcagtgtgtgtgaagagaCCCACAGGACACGGATCAAGAGAGGGAACAACCCCTTCTTTGATGAG atgTTCTTCTACAACGTCCACATGCTCCCATCTGATCTGTTTGATAAGcacatcagcttccgg GTGTATAATTCCTACTCACTGAGGGCTGACAGTCTCATGGGGGAGTTCAAG CTCGACGTTGGCTATGTCTACGATGAACCAG CCCACTGTGTCATGAGGAAGTGGCTCCTGTTGAACGACCCCAATGACTCGAGCTCCGGTGCTAAAGGCTACCTCAAAGTCAGCCTCTTCGTAGTGGGGACCGGAGACGAGCCCCCG GTGGAGAAGAGGGAGTCAAATGCCGATCAGGATGACATAGAGAGCAATCTGCTGCTGCCAGCTGGTGTGACTCTGCGATGGGCCACCCTGTCACTGAAGGTGTTCCGAGCTGAGGACATTCCTCAGA TGGATGATGCGTTCGTCCAGACAATGAAGGAAATTTTTGGAGGCGATGAAAACAAGAAGAACCTGGTGGATCCCTTCTTAGAGGCTCGCTTTGCTGGCAAAAAG ctGTGTACTCAGATCGTTGAGAAGAACGCAAACCCAGAGTGGAATCAAGTACTGAACCTCCAAGTAAAG TTTCCATCTATGTGTGAGCGTGTCAAACTGACGGTCTTTGATTG GGATCGTTTGACAGGAAATGATGCTATTGGCACCACGTACCTGAACCTGGCCAAGATTGCCTCTTCTGGTGGAGAGATAGAAG CTAACACAGGACAGGCTGAAGTTGGTTTCCTGCCTGTCTTCGGTCCTTGCTATGTCAACCTGTACGGGAGCCCCAGAGAGTTCAGTGGCCTGCCAGACCCATATGAGGATCTCAACTATGGCAAG GGAGAGGGCGTGGCATACAGAGGCAGGATCATGGTCGAGCTGTCCACTAAGCTCGAGGGGAAAGCGGATAAAGCAGTAGACGgtatccccagtgatgacatcCTGGTGGCACAG AagtaccagaggaggaggaagtatTGTCTGTGTGCAGTCTTCCACAGCGCCTCAATGATACAGGAACCAGGAGAGCCCATCCAGTTTGAGGTCAGCATCGGCAACTACGGCAACAAGTTGGACACCACCTGCAAACCGCTGGCCTCCACCACTCAATATAGCTGTGCTGTgtttgatg GTAATCACTACTATTACCTCCCCTGGGCGGACACTAAGCCGGTGGTTGTGGTGATCTCATTCTGGGAGGACATCAGCCACCGCCTGGACACTGTCAACATCATCCTCTACATTAGTCACCGCCTG CAATCCAACCTGGAGGCATTTAAAACTGGCATCGTGGGGAAAGTCTCCGACAACCAACTTGTAGAGGTGTGGCTGAAGTTGCTCAACCAGCTGATCGAAGACCTAGAAAG tTACCCAACACCAGAGCTGGAGGGACGCTCCAACCTGACAGCTCTGGACATCCAAATCAAGAAGTTGCGAGACAGCGCTTTGACCACCATCAGGGACGGGGCCAGACGCATGAGAGAGGAGGCCAGAGAGATCCGTGACACTCTGTCCGACATCGAGTCCTGGGCAGAAAAACTTAAAGTGCTGGCTGAGGAG CCCCAGAACAGCATGCCTGACGTGATCATCTGGATGCTGCGAGGTGAGAAGAGGGTGGCCTACGCCCGTATCCCCGCTCACCAGGTCCTCTTCTCCACGTACAGTGAGCAGGCCTGTGGACAACACTGTGGCAAGACACAGACTATCTTTTTACAG tACCCCATGGACAAGACTAAGGGCCTGAAGGTGCCGGTTCAGGTTAGGGTCAACATGTGGCTGGGTCTGTCTGCACATGAGAAGAAGTTCAACTCCTTCTCTGAGGGAACCTTCAGCGTGTTTGCTGAGATG TATGAGAACCAGGCCCAGGTGTTTGGGAAGTGGGGGACCACAGGGCTGGTGGGGCGCCACAAATTCTCAGATGTAACGGGCAAACTGAAGCTGAAGCAAGAGTACTTCCTGCCACCAAGAGGATGGGAGTGGGAAGATGACTGGTTCATTGACCCAGAGAAAGC tctgttAACGGAGGCAGATGCCGGTCACACCGAGTTCATGGATGAGGTGTTCCAAAACGAGACTCGCTTCCCTGGTGGGGAGTGGAAGGCCGCCTCCGAGCCCTTTACTGATGTG AATGGAGAGAAGAGCCGTAACCCCGGGGAGTTTGATTGTCCTCCAGGTTGGACGTGGGAGGACGAGTGGACTGTGGATGACAACAGAGCCGTGGATGATCTAG GCTGGGAGTATGGAGTCACCATCCCCCCGGATGACAAGCCTCGGTCGTGGGTCCCTGCAGAGAAGGTGTACCATGTCCACCGCAGGAGGAGGCTGGTCCGACCTCGCAAGAGAGCTGCAGGTTCTGCAGGAGCCGCTGCAGAG AGGAGGGACAGAGGCGACCCTGAGGGCTGGGAATTCTCTTCCCTGATTGGCTGGAAGTTTCACAGGAAGGAGCGTTCATCAGACACGTTCCGTCGAAGGCGCTGGAGGCGGAAGATGGCGCCAGAAGACCGGCTTGGAGCATCGGCTATCTTCCAACTGGAGGGAGCGCTG GGTGTCGATACTGACGTGAAAGAGAAAGGCTCCAAGGCCGATGCCACCAAGCTGTTTGGTGCCAACACGCCCACCGTGTCCTGCACCTTTGACA GGTCACATGTGTACCATCTGCGTGTTTATGTCTATCAGGCACGAAACTTGGCATCGATGGACAAAGACAGCTTTTCTG ATCCGTATGCACACGTCTCCTTCCTGCATCTCAGTAAGAGAACAGAGAAGCTGCAATCCACACTGAACCCAACCTGGGACCAAACTCTGATTTTCAACGATGTGCAGATTTATGGAGACCCCCAGAACATCGCTCAGCAGCCCCCTGATGTTGTCCTGGAGTTCTACGACAATGACCAAGTG GGGAAGGATGAGCTGCTGGGCCGTAGTGTCTGCGTACCAATGGTGAAGTTGAACCCAGGCATGGATCAGACACCCAAACTGCTGTGGCACCCCATTATTCAGAAAGGTCACAAAGCGGGGGAGGCACTGGTGGCTGCTGAACTAATCCTGAAAGACAAG TCTGGCGAGTCAGATCTTCCTCTGGTTCCCCCAAAGAGAGCAGAGAACCTCTACATGGTTCCCCAGGGCATCCGGCCTGTGGTGCAGCTCACTGCTGTGGAG ATTCTAGCATGGGGCCTGAGGAACATGAAGCCGTACCAGCTGGCCTCAGTGTCGTCACCCAGCCTGGTGGTGGAGTGTGGCGGGCAGAGGGTGGAGTCAGCCGTCATTAAGAACATGAAGAAGAGCCCAAACTTCCCCAGCTCTGTCCTCTTCATCAAAGTG CTCCTTCCAAAGGATGAGATGTACACGCCTCCTATTGTGCTGAAGGTGATCGACCACCGTCCGTTTGGCAGGAAGCCTGTGGTGGGTCAGTGCACCATCACAACTCTGGAGGAGTTCAGATGTGACCCATATGTCATTACTGCAGAGGGAGCCATGTCTTCCAAAA TGGCTCTGATGGCAGCTTCTCCCTCCAAACACGTCTCCATTAACATGGAGGAAAGAAGACCACTGCTGGAGGCTCAG TTCATGTACAGCATGTCAGCTGCTGTCAACAAAATGGCTTCCCCAACCTCCCACTTT ATTGCAGAGAAG GAAAAAGAGACGGTTGATTGGTGGAGTAAATTGTACGCTTCAACTGGAGACCAGGAGAGATGTGGCCCTTACCTCAAAAAAGGATATGACACCCTTACG GTGTATGACTGCGAACTGGAGAATGTCCCAGAATTCAAAGGGCTGACTGATTTCTGCAACACCTACAAACTGCTACGAGGGAAGAATGAAAATGGGGACGAGGACCCCACTGTGGTTGGAGAGTTGAAG GGTTCATTTAAGGTGTACCCCCTGCCAGACGACCCAGGTGTTGCTCCCCCTCCCCGTCAGTTCAGAGAGCTGCCAGAAAGTGGACCTCAGGAGTGCCTGGTCAGGATTTATGTGGTCAGGGCGACAGACCTGCAGCCTAAAGACAACAATGGCAAA TGTGATCCGTACATCAAAATAGCACTGGGAAGAAATACGGTTGACGACAGGGACCATTACTTACCCAACACCACCAACCCTGTGTTTGGAAG GATGTTTGAGATGTCGTGCTTCCTGCCCCAGGACAAGGACCTGAAAATCTCAGTCTATGACTATGATCTCCTGAGCCGTGATGAGAAAGTCGGCGAGACAGTGATTGACCTGGAGAACCGCTTTCTGTCCCGATATAACTCCTACTGTGGCCTGCCACAAACCTATTGCAT ATCTGGTGTCAACCAGTGGCGGGACCAGCTGAAGCCGTCTCAGATCCTGGAGAACCTGGCTCGTATGAAAGGCTTGTCCAAACCCAGGACTGAAGACAACGGCACATCACTCACCTTCAATGGCACACAGTACACGCTGGCTCAGTTTG AGAACAACAAGGAAATTCATCAGCACTTAGGTGAGGCCCGCGAACGACTTTGTCTGCACGTGCTCAGAAAGCAGGGACTTGTCCCTGAACATGTGGAGACCAGGACCCTGTACAGCTCGTTCCAGCCTAATCTCTCTCAG gGAAGCCTTCAGATGTGGGTGGATGTTTTCCCCAAATCCATTGGCATTCCTGGACCTCCATTTGTAATCACACCACGCAAGCCTAAGAG GTACTTTCTGCGTGCCGTCATCTGGAACACCACAGATGTGACCTTAGATGAGACCAGCATTACAGGAGAACAGATGAGTGACATCTACGTCAAAGG CTGGATGCCAGGCATGGAGGAGGAAAAGCAGAAGACTGATGTCCACTACAGGTCGCTGGATGGTGATGGCAACTTCAACTGGAGGTTCATCTTCGAGTTCGACTTCCTGCCTGCCGAACAACTCTGCCTCGTTTCCAAGAAG GAGCGCTTCTGGAGTCTTGATGCAACCGAGTTCAGGATTCCCCCAAAGCTGATTGTTCAGATTTGGGATAACGACAAATTCTCATTGGACGACTACCTCG GCACACTAGAGCTGGATCTGCGTAACCTggttgctcctgcaaagacccCTGAGAAGTGTTCTCTGACGATGATGGACGATGTGGAAATTGGAGCTCCACACAAGACGGAGCAAGCCAAGTCTCTGTTTGCTCAGCAGTCAGTCAGAGGCTGGTGGCCCTGTTCCATTGAAAAGGATGGAAAGAAGGCTCTGGGT GGAAAAGTGGAGATGACTCTGGAGATTGTGAGTGAAGCACACGCAGACGAGAGACCTGCAGGAAAGGGCAGAGACGAACCCAACATGAACCCAAAACTGGACTCTCCCAA TCGGCCAGAAACCTCCTTCTTCTGGTTCACCAACCCGTGTAAGACCATGAAGTTCATTGTATGGCGACGGTTCAGATGCCTCTTCATCGGACTCATCATCCTCACCATAGTTATTCTCTTCCTCGCCATCCTGCTGTACTCTCTACCG AACTACATCTCAATGAAGATAGTGAAACCCCTACAATAA